In Cloacibacterium caeni, a single window of DNA contains:
- a CDS encoding decaprenyl-phosphate phosphoribosyltransferase gives MSKFLKLLRIEQWVKNLFVFTPIFFSGNVMHVDLTLKSLFAFLVFSFTASSIYILNDYTDIESDKKHPEKCKRPLASGAISKTAAKIIFVLLILSVVLLVFFGADYFHKNFTKFSIIIASYFFMNIAYTFKLKHVAIIDVCIIALGFVLRVLAGGYATGIVVSQWAILLTFVLALVLAIGKRRGELINAEISGKTRKALDGYNVQFADIALSISVTLAIVCYLMFTLTPEVQEKFGVRVFYTVLFVVFAFLRYLQQTLVYNKTESPTKIVYKDRYIQITILIWLIAFLLLIYLKK, from the coding sequence ATGAGTAAATTTCTTAAGCTTTTAAGGATAGAGCAATGGGTAAAAAATCTTTTTGTCTTTACTCCGATTTTTTTTTCAGGGAATGTGATGCATGTAGACTTAACTTTGAAAAGTTTATTTGCTTTTCTAGTTTTTTCTTTTACAGCTAGCTCCATTTATATATTGAATGATTATACAGACATAGAATCAGACAAAAAACATCCAGAAAAATGCAAAAGACCATTAGCAAGTGGCGCCATTTCTAAAACCGCAGCTAAAATTATTTTTGTACTTCTTATTTTATCTGTTGTTTTATTGGTTTTCTTTGGTGCAGACTATTTTCATAAAAATTTCACCAAATTTTCCATCATCATTGCCTCTTATTTCTTCATGAATATTGCTTATACTTTTAAGCTAAAACATGTCGCCATTATAGATGTTTGCATTATTGCGTTAGGATTTGTGCTCAGAGTTTTAGCGGGAGGTTATGCTACAGGAATTGTCGTTTCACAATGGGCTATTTTATTAACCTTTGTTTTGGCATTGGTTTTAGCGATTGGTAAAAGAAGAGGAGAGTTAATAAACGCCGAAATTTCTGGGAAAACCAGAAAAGCACTTGATGGCTATAACGTACAATTTGCAGATATTGCCCTTTCTATTTCGGTAACATTGGCAATTGTTTGTTATCTTATGTTTACCTTAACTCCTGAAGTTCAAGAAAAATTCGGGGTAAGGGTTTTTTATACCGTTTTGTTTGTAGTTTTTGCTTTTTTAAGGTATTTACAGCAAACTTTGGTGTATAATAAAACCGAATCTCCTACTAAAATTGTCTACAAAGACAGATATATACAAATAACCATTCTCATTTGGTTAATAGCATTTTTGTTATTAATATATTTAAAAAAATGA
- a CDS encoding OmpA family protein → MKLINKSSVAALFLSSAMVLTSCEAIQNANNTQKGAVIGTAAGAVLGAVIGNNVGKGGNAPQGAVLGGVVGGVVGGVIGNKMDKQAKEIKEALPGAEVVRVNEGIKVTLSENTVNFDFDSSNLTSVAKTNLNKLAEVLKNNPDTNINIYGHTDSRGTDSYNQSLSERRANSVVSYLVSLGLAKSRLYAMGVGEREPVADNNTEAGRAKNRRVEFAITANEEMIKDAQSETK, encoded by the coding sequence CAGCATTATTTTTATCATCAGCAATGGTTTTAACCAGTTGCGAAGCAATTCAGAATGCTAATAATACTCAAAAAGGTGCCGTAATTGGTACTGCTGCAGGTGCTGTTTTAGGCGCTGTAATCGGGAATAATGTAGGAAAAGGTGGTAACGCTCCTCAAGGTGCCGTTTTAGGCGGTGTAGTTGGTGGAGTAGTTGGTGGAGTGATCGGTAATAAAATGGATAAACAAGCCAAAGAAATAAAAGAAGCTTTACCAGGAGCAGAAGTGGTGAGAGTAAATGAAGGAATTAAAGTAACATTATCAGAAAATACCGTAAACTTTGATTTTGACTCATCTAATCTTACTTCAGTTGCTAAGACCAACCTTAATAAATTAGCAGAAGTCCTTAAAAATAATCCTGATACCAATATCAATATTTATGGACACACGGATTCTAGAGGAACTGACTCATATAACCAAAGTTTGTCTGAAAGAAGAGCAAATTCTGTAGTGAGTTACTTAGTTTCTCTGGGGTTGGCAAAATCTAGATTATATGCAATGGGAGTTGGCGAAAGAGAGCCAGTTGCAGACAATAATACGGAAGCGGGTAGAGCTAAAAACCGTAGAGTAGAATTTGCCATTACCGCAAATGAAGAAATGATTAAAGATGCTCAATCAGAAACGAAATAA
- a CDS encoding SDR family NAD(P)-dependent oxidoreductase yields the protein MIILGSTSEVAQAFVEKALTAGEKFPKIYLVTSSRETTERFAQHIDVKFLQPSEIIELDLTQEINYSVFENIDSDLLFCATGYLGLGTEDGLYDDKNTEKIIDINYAKLVPVINYFAKKMESKRSGNIIALSSVAGDRGRQSNFIYGSAKAAFTAYLSGLRNYLFPQKVHVMTVKPGFMETKMTEGLPLNPKLTATPKQAAECIYKAYKKQKNIVYVLPIWRLIMLIIIHIPEFIFKKLKL from the coding sequence ATGATTATTCTTGGTTCCACGTCAGAAGTTGCACAAGCATTTGTAGAAAAAGCATTAACTGCTGGTGAAAAATTTCCTAAAATTTATCTGGTTACTTCTAGCCGAGAAACCACAGAACGTTTTGCGCAACATATCGATGTGAAATTTCTACAGCCATCAGAAATCATAGAATTGGATTTGACTCAAGAAATCAATTATTCTGTTTTTGAAAATATAGACTCAGATTTGCTTTTCTGTGCTACTGGTTATTTAGGTTTGGGAACCGAAGATGGTTTATATGATGATAAAAACACAGAGAAAATCATCGACATTAATTACGCAAAATTGGTTCCTGTAATCAATTATTTTGCTAAAAAAATGGAAAGCAAAAGAAGCGGAAACATCATCGCGCTTTCCTCTGTAGCAGGAGATAGAGGAAGACAGAGTAATTTCATCTACGGAAGCGCAAAAGCAGCTTTTACCGCTTATTTAAGTGGATTGAGAAATTATCTTTTTCCTCAAAAAGTTCATGTGATGACGGTAAAACCAGGTTTTATGGAGACCAAAATGACCGAAGGTTTACCACTCAATCCAAAACTTACTGCAACACCAAAACAAGCGGCAGAATGCATTTATAAAGCCTATAAAAAGCAAAAAAATATCGTTTATGTTTTGCCAATTTGGAGACTAATCATGCTCATCATCATTCATATTCCTGAGTTTATTTTTAAGAAATTGAAACTGTAA
- a CDS encoding FAD-binding oxidoreductase translates to MKPDFVKNVSTWGNHPIVNKLFKAEEDYSKIREFVRQNNEVIAYGNGRCYGDAALAEAMFSTKKLNKFISFDRLNGILECESGVLLSEILEITVPQGYFLAITPGTKFITLGGAIASNIHGKNHHAEGAFSECVIEFKMMVEDGKIITCSREENAEKFWATFGAMGLTGIILSAKIKLKNIESAYIRQESIKAENLDEIFQLFEESEDWTYTVAWIDCLQKGKNIGRSILMRGEFALRAELPQKWQENPLRLKKKLSPTIPFYFPSFVLNSFSVRAFNFLYFNKQRQKVVKNFIDYETFFYPLDAINDWNKIYGKGGFIQYQMVIPKEKGKEGMKKILETIGRSGQGSFLAVLKLFGKGNPEAYNSFPFEGYTLALDFKINRELRQLVDNLDKIVEEFGGRIYLTKDSMSKPSLTNYLKNVDSSKFVSLQSKRIKRGS, encoded by the coding sequence ATGAAACCAGATTTCGTAAAAAATGTTTCTACTTGGGGCAATCATCCCATAGTAAACAAACTGTTCAAAGCCGAAGAAGACTACAGTAAAATCAGAGAATTTGTAAGACAAAATAACGAAGTTATTGCGTATGGAAATGGTAGATGCTATGGCGATGCAGCCTTGGCTGAAGCTATGTTTTCTACAAAGAAATTAAATAAATTCATCAGTTTTGACCGTTTAAATGGCATTTTGGAATGTGAGTCTGGAGTTTTGCTTTCTGAAATTTTAGAAATTACGGTTCCTCAAGGTTACTTTTTAGCCATCACGCCGGGAACTAAGTTTATTACATTGGGTGGAGCGATTGCATCGAACATTCATGGGAAAAATCACCATGCAGAAGGAGCGTTTTCGGAATGCGTGATTGAATTTAAAATGATGGTAGAAGATGGAAAAATCATTACCTGTTCTAGAGAAGAAAATGCAGAGAAATTTTGGGCTACTTTCGGAGCAATGGGACTTACAGGAATTATTCTTTCTGCAAAAATTAAACTCAAAAATATAGAATCGGCATACATTCGTCAAGAGTCAATAAAAGCTGAAAATTTAGACGAAATTTTTCAACTTTTCGAAGAATCAGAAGACTGGACTTATACCGTAGCTTGGATAGATTGCTTGCAAAAAGGTAAAAACATCGGCAGAAGTATTCTAATGAGAGGGGAGTTTGCACTTAGAGCAGAATTACCACAAAAATGGCAAGAAAATCCATTGAGATTAAAGAAAAAATTAAGTCCTACCATTCCGTTTTATTTTCCAAGTTTTGTGTTGAATAGTTTTTCTGTAAGAGCTTTTAACTTCTTGTACTTCAATAAACAAAGACAAAAAGTAGTTAAAAATTTCATAGACTATGAAACTTTTTTCTATCCTCTTGATGCGATTAACGACTGGAATAAAATCTATGGAAAAGGTGGTTTTATTCAATATCAAATGGTAATACCAAAAGAAAAAGGAAAAGAAGGCATGAAAAAAATTCTTGAAACCATTGGTAGAAGTGGACAAGGTTCGTTTTTAGCAGTTCTTAAACTTTTTGGCAAAGGAAATCCAGAAGCGTATAATTCTTTCCCTTTTGAGGGTTATACATTGGCTTTAGACTTTAAAATCAATAGAGAATTAAGACAATTGGTAGATAATTTAGATAAAATTGTAGAAGAATTTGGCGGTAGAATTTATTTGACCAAAGACAGCATGAGTAAACCTTCACTCACCAATTATCTGAAAAATGTAGACAGTTCTAAATTTGTTTCGCTGCAAAGCAAAAGAATAAAAAGAGGTTCTTAA